Proteins co-encoded in one Chitinispirillum alkaliphilum genomic window:
- a CDS encoding putative PAS/PAC sensor protein, with translation MSSEKKTVFSKTSSTKDLPGHSIGQLEAQNEQLKMQLMNASMINELTKVLHSCTDVNNIIKTALLAIQELLGFDRIILFDIQADNFRLCPSHWVGFNDSEVSSLAIPMEFDGGEITDAIFLNRHIIVDEPDRQNDIFYKNFGSAYYLAVPMVSKLNHACKDIKCCSKTSCPAHGGFNPYCWSVMGAGQMLNTRTEDEKRKCCTKCSAFKADGVFWMDRTSKENISSDDITQLTAIINITGILIENSRILKALDSANSNLHKTNEQLQKVNQDLQIAQSKIQNDLEHARTIQQGLLPGNIKSSGSFAVGAQYLSADAVGGDYYDIFEIDPNIYGLVVADVSGHGVASALIMSMAKILLKTFAKDELSPQKTLEKINKTFLSEIRTDNFVTIFYAVLDVNAQKFKFTSAGHCPVLLVDKEKRICTSIKADGLFMGVFPDMMLSEREIDYKPGCNRILLYTDGLVEAQNKDDQMYGIDKLTKATIASLELKPSEAVNAILEDQKHFCGTVTPEDDITILAVDF, from the coding sequence ATGAGTTCAGAGAAAAAAACTGTTTTTTCAAAAACATCTTCAACAAAAGACCTCCCCGGCCACTCCATCGGACAACTGGAAGCACAGAACGAACAGCTTAAGATGCAGCTGATGAATGCATCAATGATCAATGAGCTTACCAAAGTGCTTCATTCCTGCACAGATGTTAACAATATCATCAAAACAGCCCTGTTAGCGATTCAGGAACTTTTAGGTTTCGACCGAATCATACTTTTCGATATACAGGCTGATAACTTCAGACTCTGTCCTTCTCACTGGGTAGGATTCAATGACTCCGAAGTCAGTTCACTTGCTATACCTATGGAGTTTGATGGTGGAGAGATTACCGACGCCATCTTTCTCAATCGGCACATTATAGTTGATGAGCCTGACAGACAAAATGATATCTTCTACAAAAATTTCGGGTCCGCCTATTATCTTGCGGTTCCGATGGTAAGCAAACTGAACCATGCGTGCAAGGATATCAAATGCTGTTCAAAGACAAGCTGCCCCGCACACGGCGGATTCAACCCTTACTGCTGGAGTGTAATGGGTGCCGGCCAGATGCTTAACACCCGCACAGAAGACGAAAAAAGGAAATGCTGTACCAAGTGTTCCGCTTTCAAGGCCGACGGCGTTTTTTGGATGGACAGAACCAGTAAAGAGAATATCAGCAGTGACGATATCACTCAACTTACCGCCATTATCAATATAACCGGTATACTTATTGAAAACTCCCGTATATTAAAAGCACTTGACTCTGCAAACAGCAATCTTCACAAGACAAACGAACAGCTTCAAAAGGTTAACCAGGATCTTCAGATCGCCCAGTCAAAAATTCAGAATGATCTTGAACACGCCAGAACTATTCAACAGGGATTACTACCCGGTAACATTAAAAGCAGCGGCTCGTTTGCCGTAGGCGCCCAGTACCTTTCAGCCGATGCTGTAGGAGGGGATTACTATGATATCTTCGAAATAGACCCTAACATTTACGGGTTAGTTGTTGCGGATGTCTCAGGGCATGGCGTTGCCTCCGCACTTATAATGTCGATGGCAAAGATTTTACTTAAAACATTTGCCAAAGATGAACTTTCACCTCAGAAGACGCTGGAAAAAATCAACAAAACTTTCCTTTCTGAAATCCGAACAGATAATTTCGTCACAATATTTTATGCGGTTCTCGATGTAAATGCCCAAAAGTTCAAGTTTACATCAGCAGGACACTGCCCTGTTCTTTTAGTGGATAAAGAGAAGAGAATCTGTACAAGTATAAAAGCTGATGGCCTGTTTATGGGTGTTTTCCCCGATATGATGCTATCAGAAAGAGAGATTGATTACAAACCGGGCTGCAACAGAATACTTCTTTATACAGACGGACTGGTTGAAGCACAAAACAAAGATGACCAGATGTATGGAATTGACAAACTCACAAAAGCCACCATTGCTTCTCTTGAGCTGAAACCATCCGAAGCAGTAAATGCCATACTTGAAGATCAGAAGCATTTCTGCGGAACAGTTACACCTGAAGATGATATAACCATTCTGGCAGTGGATTTTTAA